Within the Pengzhenrongella sicca genome, the region GGCTCGGTGTGCCCGAGCACGTGGCTGGCGACGGCCTGGAGCAGCGCCGAGCGCGGGTCGTTCGCCTGCGTCAGGGCGTGCGGCAGGTAGATCCGGCCGTTCTCGAGGTCCGTGACCGAGCGGGTCGAGTGCGGCAGGTCGTGCACGTAGTGCAGCGAGAAGCCGAGGTGGGCGGCGATGTCGGCGGTGCTGCGCTGCGACAGGGGCCCGCCGGGGTGGTGGACGGCCGTCAGCAGGCGGCGGGCGTGCTCCTCGAGCTCGGGGAAGTAGTTGTCCTGCGCCCGCATGGTCGCGCGAAGCTCGGCGTTCGCGCGGCGCGCCTCCTCCGGGGTGGCGGCGTTCTCGGTCAGCAGCCGGCGGACCTCGGCCTGCAGCCCGAGGATCGCCTCGAGCGCGTCCGTCGGCAGCGACTTCGCCACCTTGACGGTGGGCAGCTTGAGCGCCGCGAACAGCGGGCCGCGCTGCGCGCGCTCGAGCTGGATCTCGAGCGCCGCCCGCCGGGTCGGGGCCTCGCCCGCGAGCAGCTCGGCGAGCGGCACGTCGAGCGCGACCGCGACCTGCTGCAGCAGCGACAGCTTCGGCTCGCGGTGGCCGTTCTCGAGCATCGAGACCTGCGAGGCGGCGCGGCCGATCGCGGCGCCCAGGTCGTCGAGCGTCAGCCCCGCCGCGGTGCGCAGGTGCCGGATCCGCCGCCCGAGCAGGAGCGTGTCGATCTCGCCGTCCGGCGCGGGGGCGGGGTGAGGGCGAGGCGTCAGGGTCGGGGCCATGCCTCACTGTGCCGCATCCGGCCCGTCGCTGGCATGTTTCTCCTGACAGAAGATCGCCAATTCTTCTGCTAACACTCGGGCCGAATTGTGGTTGACCTTCAGCCACAGTGGTGCTCACCAGGACGAACGAGAACCAACGGAGGATCATCGTGAGCACCGGAACCAGCCCCATCCGCCCCGGCGACGAGCAGCAGACCGCGGCCGAGCTGACCGAGCAGTGGGCCAGCGACCCGCGCTGGGCGGGCATCCGCCGCGACTACACGGCGGCCGACGTCGTCGCACTGCGCGGCTCGGTGCGCGAGGAGCACACCCTCGCGCGGCGCGGCGCCGAGAACCTCTGGCAGCTGCTGCACACGCAGGAGTGGGTCGCCGCGCTCGGCGCGCTCACGGGCAACCAGGCCGTGCAGCAGGTCCGGGCCGGCCTCAAGGCGATCTACCTGTCCGGCTGGCAGGTCGCCGCCGACGCCAACCTGTCCGGCCAGACCTACCCGGACCAGAGCCTGTACCCGGCCAACTCGGTGCCCGCCGTCGTGCGCCGGATCAACAACGCCCTGCTGCGCGCCGACCAGATCGAGGCGAGCGAGGCGCCCGCCGGGTCCGCGCCCGTGCGGGACTGGCTCGCGCCGATCGTGGCCGACGCCGAGGCCGGCTTCGGCGGGCCGCTGAACGCCTACGAGCTCATGGGCTCGATGATCGCGGCGGGTGCGGCGGGCGTGCACTGGGAGGACCAGCTCGCGGCGGAGAAGAAGTGCGGGCACCTGGGCGGCAAGGTGCTCGTGCCGACGTCGCAGCACGTGCGCACGCTCAACGCCGCCCGGCTCGCGGCCGACGTCGCCGGCGTGCCGACGCTCGTCATCGCGCGCACCGACGCCCTGGGCGCCGACCTGATCACGTCGGACGTCGACGAGCGCGACGGCGAGTTCCTCACCGGCGAGCGCACGGCCGAGGGGTACTTCCGGGTGCGGCCCGGGCTCGAGTCCGTCCTCGCGCGGGCCTCGGTGTACGCCGAGTACGCCGACCTGCTCTGGGTCGAGACGTCGGTGCCGGACCTCGAGGAGGCGCGCGTGTTCGCCGAGCGCATCCACGAGCAGTTCCCGGGCAAGCTGCTCGCGTACAACTGCTCGCCGTCGTTCAACTGGCGCTCGCACCTCGACGACGCGACCATCGCCGAGTTCCAGAAGCGCCTGGCGTCCTACGGGTACGCGTTCCAGTTCATCACCCTGGCCGGTTTCCACTCGCTCAACCACTCGATGTTCTCGCTCGCCCAGGGCTACGCGAGCCGCGGCATGAGCGCGTACGTCGAGCTCCAGGAGGCCGAGTTCGCCTCCGAGGCCGACGGCTACACCGCCACGCGCCACCAGCGCGAGGTCGGCACCGGCTACTTCGACAAGGTCGCGACGGCGCTCAACCCGGCCAGCGCGACCCTCGCCCTCGCCGGCTCGACGGAAGCCGCGCAGTTCGCTGGGAGGCACTGACATGTACACCACGACCCCCGGGATCGAGATCACCGGTCCCCGCGTCGCCGGCACGGACGAGATCCTCACGCCCGAGGCGCTCGCGTTCGTCACGGAGCTGCACACCTGGTTCCTCGGCCGCCGTCACGACCTGCTGCTCGCGCGGCAGGTGCGACGCGAGCGGTTCGCCAATGGGCTCGACCCCGACTTCCTCGCCGAGACGGCCGCGATCCGGGCCGACCCGAGCTGGCGCGTCGCGGGCGCGGGTCCGGGCCTGGCCGACCGCCGGACCGAGATCACCGGCCCGACCGACCGGAAGATGGCCGTGAACGCGCTGAACTCCGGCGCGCAGGTCTGGCTCGCCGACCTCGAGGATGCGACGTCGCCGACGTGGGAGAACATCGTCGGGGGGCAGCTCAACCTCGCGGACGCGATCCGCCGCCGGATCGACTTCACGGCGGACGGCAAGGAGTACCGGCTCGGGACGCAGACCCCGACGATCGTGATGCGCCCGCGGGGCTGGCACCTCGCCGAGAAGCACCTGCGGTTCACCGACCGCTCGGGCCAGCGCAGCCCGGCGTCGGCGAGCCTGGTCGACTTCGGGCTGTATGCCTTCCACAACGCGCAGCGGCTCATCGACACCGGGACCGGGCCGTACTTCTACCTGCCCAAGCTCGAGGGCCACCTCGAGGCGCGGCTGTGGAACGACGTGTTCGCGTTCACGCAGTCCTACCTCGGGATCGCGCAGGGCACGATCCGCGCGACGGTCCTGATCGAGACCATCACCGCGGCCTTCGAGATGGACGAGATCCTGTACGAGCTGCGCGAGCACTGCGCCGGCCTGAACGCGGGGCGGTGGGACTACATCTTCTCGATCATCAAGAACTTCCGGACGCGCGGCGAGGGCTTCGTGCTGCCGGACCGCGCGCGGCTGACGATGGCCGTTCCGTTCATGCGGTCGTACACCGAGCTGCTCGTGGCGACCTGCCACCGGCGCGGGGCCCACGCCATCGGCGGCATGTCGGCGTTCATCCCGAACCGGCGCGATCCGGAGGTCACCGAGCGCGCGTTCGAGCAGGTCCGGGCCGACAAGGAACGCGAGGCCGCGGCCGGCTTCGACGGCTCGTGGGTCGCGCACCCGGACCTGATCCCGGTCTGCCGCGCGGTGTTCGACGGCGTGCTGGGGGAGCGGCCGAACCAGGTCGACCGCCGGCGCGACGACGTGCGCGTCACCGCCGCGGAGCTGCTCGACTTCGCGTCGGCCGGCTCCGTGGTGACCGACGCCGGGCTGCGGGGCAACGTCCAGATCGCGCTGCGCTACATCGACTCCTGGCTGCGGGGGGTCGGCGCCGCGGCGATCGACAACCTCATGGAGGACGCCGCGACGGCCGAGATCTCGCGCTCGCAGGTCTGGCAGTGGATTCACCAGGGCACGGTCACCGCCGAGGGCACCCGCATCACGGTCGAGCGGGTCGAGGCGGTGCTCGCCGACGTGCTCGCGGGCCTGCCGCGGGCCCCGGGCGACCGGTTCGCCGACGCCGAGGCGGTGTTCCGGGAGGTCGCGCTCGCCGAGCGGTACCCGACGTTCCTCACCGTCTCGGCGTACACGAGGTTCCTGGTGCACCAGCGGTCCGAGCGCGCGACCCAGGCCGCGTAGGCGGATCGGGTTCGAGAAAAGCCTTGGCGCCGCCGCCTTCACGTCGTACCGTTCTCGCATCGAGGAAGGAGGTGGTCCCGAGGTGAATTTTCTTCGGACGCGAGAGGTGACTGTCCGCTAGTCGCCGCGCCTGCTGATGTAGACGCATCGGACGGACTGTCCCGTCGTTCGCCAGGCCGCGTGCGGCCAGCGAGTTCCAGGCAGTCACCGCAGCCCGTGGGAGCCGCGATCTCGTCCATCGCGGCAGGGTTCCTCACCGAACCCGGCCCACGGGCTGTTCCCTGCCCGCCGGCCGGCCGGCCGCACGGCCGCGGCCCGGGAAGTGAGCGAGTCCTGGGAAGTGACAGAGTGCAGTCATGGTCGAGTTGAAGAGTCGCGAAGAGATTGAGCTCATCCGGGAGGCCGGCAGGTTCATCGCCTCCGTGCTCACGTCGCTGCGGGGCAAGGCCGCCGTCGGTGTCAGCCTTCTGGACCTCGACGCCCACGCGCACGCGATGATCGACGCCGCCGGCGCGCGGTCGGTGTACCTCGGGTACCACCCGTCGTTCGGCGCGATGCCGTACCCCGGGGTCCTGTGCACATCGGTGAACGACGCCGCGCTGCACGGCCTGCCCTCGGCCCACGTGCTCGCCGACGGCGACCTCCTGAGCATCGACTTCGCGGCCGAGCTCGGCGGCTGGGTCGCGGACTCGGCGGTCTCGTTCCAGGTCGGCACCCCCGACCCCGAGTCGCAGCGGCTGATCGAGGTCACCGAGCGGGCGCTCGCGGCCGGGATCGCGGCGGCGCGACCGGGGGCGAAGATGGGCGACATCTCCGCCGCGATCGGCCGGGTCGGCCGCGACGCCGGCCTCGGGATCAACGCGGACTTCGGCGGGCACGGCGTCGGCCGAACGATGCACGAGGACCCGCACGTGCCCAACCTGGGCCGCGCGGGCCGCGGGATGGTGCTGCGGCCGGGGCTCGTCATCGCGATCGAGCCGTGGTTCATGGCCGGCGGCGACGGGTACGTGATCGACTCCGACGGCTGGACGATCCGGTCCGCCGACCATTCCCGGGCCGCGCACGCGGAGCACACCATCGCGGTCACCGCCGACGGGCCGGTCATCCTCACGCGCCCCTGAACCATCGACGACGGCTCACATCTGCCCCGACCCGTCCGATGGGAACCGCTGGGATCGCCTTCGCCGTCCCAGCAGAACCCGCAGACAGGGACGTCATGAGCAGCGCACAGGTAGCCGCGACCCATCCGATCGATCGACGCCGCAGCGTCGGGGGCTGGATCGGTGACCGGTCCGTCCGAGCGAAGATCCTGGCGGTCGTGGGGCTGCTCGCCGTCGTCGCGGTCGCCACCGCGACCGTGGCCACCGTGTCGCTCCGGTCGGTCGAGTCCGACACCCAGCACCTCGCCGAGATCCAGCGCGGCTCGACGTACCTGCGAGGCCAGATCCACATCAAGCAGGTCGTGGCGCGGCAGATCGTCGGCAACATCGCGGGGCTGTCCACCGACGAGGCGAAGGACGAGTGGATCGTCAAGCAGACCGACAACGACGCCGGGATGCGGGAGAAGCTCGACGAGTTCGCCGCGAGCGAGGGCGGCGCACTGCCGAGCTGGCCGATCTTCCTCGAGCACTACAACGACTGGCTCGCTGCGCGGGACGCGACGATCGTCCCGGCCGCGCTCGCCAACAGCGAGGAGCACGGGTTCGAGGTGGAACTCACCGACGTCAGCGCGCCCCTGATCACGGCCTTCGTCGCGGACATGGATAGCCTCGAGGCCGAGATCACGGCGCTGTCGGACGGCGTCGCCGACGAGGCCGAAGCGACGTCCCAGTCGGCCGTGCGCCTGCTGATCGGGTCGCTCGCCGCCGGGCTCGTCCTGTCGCTCGTGCTCGCTTTCGGGACCGCGAACGGGATCCGCAGCGGGCTGGACTCGGTCAAGCGGGCCCTAGAGGCCATGGCGCACGGAGACCTGAGCGTTCCCGCGGAGGTTCGTGGCCGGGACGAGGTCGGCCAGATCGCGGCCGCGCTCACCGTCGCCCAGGTTTCGCTGCGCGCCACTCTGACCGGGGTCGGCGAGACGGCACAGGCCGTCGCCGCGGCGGCGGAGGAGTTGTCCGCGGCGAACACGCAGGTGTCGGCAGGTTCGGAGGAGACCAGTGCCCAGGCCGGAGTCGTCGCCGCCGCCGCCGAGCAGGTCAGCCGGAACGTGCAGACCGTCGCGGCCGGCGCGGAGCAGATGGGCGCCTCGATCCGGGAGATCGCTCAGAACGCGAACCAGGCCGCCAAGGTCGCCGCCGAGGCGATCGGCGTCGTAGCGACAACGAACGACACCGTCGCGAAGCTTGGCGTCAGCAGCCAGGAGATCGGGAACGTGGTCAAGTCGATCACCTCGATCGCGGAGCAGACCAACC harbors:
- a CDS encoding XRE family transcriptional regulator, translating into MAPTLTPRPHPAPAPDGEIDTLLLGRRIRHLRTAAGLTLDDLGAAIGRAASQVSMLENGHREPKLSLLQQVAVALDVPLAELLAGEAPTRRAALEIQLERAQRGPLFAALKLPTVKVAKSLPTDALEAILGLQAEVRRLLTENAATPEEARRANAELRATMRAQDNYFPELEEHARRLLTAVHHPGGPLSQRSTADIAAHLGFSLHYVHDLPHSTRSVTDLENGRIYLPHALTQANDPRSALLQAVASHVLGHTEPRGYGDFLRQRVENNYLAAALMLPEDGAVALLRAAKAERRLSVEDLRDAYGVPYETAAHRFTNLATRHLDIPVHFMKAHESGTLHKAYENDGVRFPTDPLGSIEGQPVCRHWTARIVFRVPDRFSPYYQYTDTPTGTYWCTSRVQGSADGEFSVSVGVPFAHVRWFLGRETTERATSRCPDPDCCRRAPDELAQRWASKSWPSARPHASLLAALPTGAFPGVDQTEVFTFLERHAPRP
- the aceA gene encoding isocitrate lyase, with translation MSTGTSPIRPGDEQQTAAELTEQWASDPRWAGIRRDYTAADVVALRGSVREEHTLARRGAENLWQLLHTQEWVAALGALTGNQAVQQVRAGLKAIYLSGWQVAADANLSGQTYPDQSLYPANSVPAVVRRINNALLRADQIEASEAPAGSAPVRDWLAPIVADAEAGFGGPLNAYELMGSMIAAGAAGVHWEDQLAAEKKCGHLGGKVLVPTSQHVRTLNAARLAADVAGVPTLVIARTDALGADLITSDVDERDGEFLTGERTAEGYFRVRPGLESVLARASVYAEYADLLWVETSVPDLEEARVFAERIHEQFPGKLLAYNCSPSFNWRSHLDDATIAEFQKRLASYGYAFQFITLAGFHSLNHSMFSLAQGYASRGMSAYVELQEAEFASEADGYTATRHQREVGTGYFDKVATALNPASATLALAGSTEAAQFAGRH
- the aceB gene encoding malate synthase A, producing MYTTTPGIEITGPRVAGTDEILTPEALAFVTELHTWFLGRRHDLLLARQVRRERFANGLDPDFLAETAAIRADPSWRVAGAGPGLADRRTEITGPTDRKMAVNALNSGAQVWLADLEDATSPTWENIVGGQLNLADAIRRRIDFTADGKEYRLGTQTPTIVMRPRGWHLAEKHLRFTDRSGQRSPASASLVDFGLYAFHNAQRLIDTGTGPYFYLPKLEGHLEARLWNDVFAFTQSYLGIAQGTIRATVLIETITAAFEMDEILYELREHCAGLNAGRWDYIFSIIKNFRTRGEGFVLPDRARLTMAVPFMRSYTELLVATCHRRGAHAIGGMSAFIPNRRDPEVTERAFEQVRADKEREAAAGFDGSWVAHPDLIPVCRAVFDGVLGERPNQVDRRRDDVRVTAAELLDFASAGSVVTDAGLRGNVQIALRYIDSWLRGVGAAAIDNLMEDAATAEISRSQVWQWIHQGTVTAEGTRITVERVEAVLADVLAGLPRAPGDRFADAEAVFREVALAERYPTFLTVSAYTRFLVHQRSERATQAA
- the map gene encoding type I methionyl aminopeptidase yields the protein MVELKSREEIELIREAGRFIASVLTSLRGKAAVGVSLLDLDAHAHAMIDAAGARSVYLGYHPSFGAMPYPGVLCTSVNDAALHGLPSAHVLADGDLLSIDFAAELGGWVADSAVSFQVGTPDPESQRLIEVTERALAAGIAAARPGAKMGDISAAIGRVGRDAGLGINADFGGHGVGRTMHEDPHVPNLGRAGRGMVLRPGLVIAIEPWFMAGGDGYVIDSDGWTIRSADHSRAAHAEHTIAVTADGPVILTRP
- a CDS encoding methyl-accepting chemotaxis protein, whose amino-acid sequence is MSSAQVAATHPIDRRRSVGGWIGDRSVRAKILAVVGLLAVVAVATATVATVSLRSVESDTQHLAEIQRGSTYLRGQIHIKQVVARQIVGNIAGLSTDEAKDEWIVKQTDNDAGMREKLDEFAASEGGALPSWPIFLEHYNDWLAARDATIVPAALANSEEHGFEVELTDVSAPLITAFVADMDSLEAEITALSDGVADEAEATSQSAVRLLIGSLAAGLVLSLVLAFGTANGIRSGLDSVKRALEAMAHGDLSVPAEVRGRDEVGQIAAALTVAQVSLRATLTGVGETAQAVAAAAEELSAANTQVSAGSEETSAQAGVVAAAAEQVSRNVQTVAAGAEQMGASIREIAQNANQAAKVAAEAIGVVATTNDTVAKLGVSSQEIGNVVKSITSIAEQTNLLALNATIEAARAGEAGKGFAVVAGEVKELARETAKATEEITRRVESIQVDTTGAVAAIREISDVIAAINDYQLTIASAVEEQTATTNEMSRSVTEAATGSGEIAGNISGVATGAAASSQVLVQMGASVDELARMSADLHLRLAAFTY